In Cytophagales bacterium, the following are encoded in one genomic region:
- a CDS encoding AraC family transcriptional regulator, translating into MKAHLNINHNILEQFGEQLQLKPSNGELFLDGPIGKGKINLVTLPNRIERYHFDFILNRPFEMSSTNPESSEWLLININLSETQISKTVNNQEVNIQKYLPSGMLFYSPKTSVSSVAPPETPFSIVLIRFHRSLLDLYPALSLNQLLSNQATIIYEDLDYHSEHLLKKSIEDSSPLLIHAYILEFMGLFFNKLSNREKTSNIENLHPDDVKYLFTAAAYLRNPFAKKSPQVEELAKVAGMGITKFNNSFKQVFGTTPLQYNLKIKMEYAKEQLVRKHSSPSEVSYELGYSHPSKFTIAFKKQFGILPSEL; encoded by the coding sequence TTGAAAGCACATCTCAATATCAATCATAACATTCTTGAACAATTTGGTGAGCAACTGCAATTAAAGCCTTCAAATGGCGAATTATTCCTTGATGGTCCTATCGGCAAGGGCAAGATTAATCTCGTCACTCTACCGAACAGAATTGAGCGTTATCACTTTGATTTTATACTGAATCGACCATTTGAGATGTCTTCTACAAATCCCGAATCAAGTGAATGGCTCTTGATCAATATCAACCTTTCTGAAACTCAAATCAGTAAAACAGTCAATAATCAGGAAGTAAATATTCAAAAATACCTGCCAAGTGGCATGTTGTTTTACAGCCCCAAGACGTCAGTTTCCAGTGTGGCACCTCCAGAAACACCTTTTAGCATTGTCTTGATCAGATTCCATCGATCGTTGTTAGACCTCTACCCTGCACTTTCTCTCAATCAGCTGCTCTCCAACCAGGCAACAATCATCTATGAAGACCTGGATTATCATTCAGAGCATCTGTTGAAAAAAAGCATTGAGGACAGCAGCCCCCTGCTGATACATGCCTATATTTTAGAGTTTATGGGTCTTTTTTTTAATAAATTATCCAATCGGGAAAAAACATCGAATATTGAAAACCTTCACCCCGATGATGTAAAATATCTTTTTACAGCTGCTGCCTATTTACGGAACCCCTTTGCCAAAAAATCACCACAAGTAGAGGAACTAGCGAAAGTTGCTGGAATGGGGATTACCAAGTTCAATAACTCCTTTAAGCAAGTTTTTGGTACAACACCTTTGCAATACAACCTTAAAATAAAAATGGAGTACGCCAAAGAGCAACTGGTAAGAAAACATAGTTCACCATCAGAAGTTAGCTATGAACTCGGCTATTCTCACCCATCAAAATTTACAATAGCCTTTAAAAAGCAGTTTGGAATTCTTCCAAGCGAACTTTGA
- a CDS encoding NAD-dependent epimerase/dehydratase family protein has product MNIFLTGGSGFVGQHVIRYLKQQGHDIQALVRSETAAIKVKKLGVAPILDALTSPGDHTERALANCEAVVHIAAHMDFTYDPTPFYQVNVEATKQLIDLSKKAGVKHFVYISAAPVVPGSPVINLTEDEATNALPKSLYPKTKAIAERAVLAANSTGFRTISLRPPAVWGPQNHHYEMLFDNVKNGKWRWIGGSQQVLSTIHVKNLAGAIESALQSNIGGEAFFVTDEDNRPMRITFQSILEAYDLEPGEKELPRGIAVFMAHLFGGLWKLLKLKSRPPVAPLMIRLMATEFSVSDEKAHRLLGYRPVISFEEGIRELKNSQS; this is encoded by the coding sequence ATGAATATTTTTTTAACTGGTGGTTCCGGGTTTGTTGGACAACATGTCATTCGTTATCTCAAGCAACAGGGACACGATATTCAGGCACTCGTAAGAAGTGAAACTGCCGCAATCAAAGTCAAAAAATTGGGCGTAGCTCCTATATTGGATGCATTGACCTCACCAGGTGATCATACTGAACGTGCACTTGCCAATTGCGAGGCTGTGGTTCACATCGCCGCACACATGGATTTTACCTACGACCCAACGCCATTCTATCAAGTTAATGTAGAAGCCACTAAGCAATTGATTGATCTTTCAAAGAAAGCTGGAGTAAAGCATTTCGTATATATCAGTGCTGCTCCTGTGGTGCCCGGTTCTCCAGTCATCAATCTGACTGAAGATGAAGCTACAAATGCTCTTCCAAAATCCTTATATCCCAAGACGAAAGCAATAGCCGAAAGAGCCGTTTTGGCAGCTAATTCTACTGGATTTAGAACCATTTCCCTTAGACCTCCAGCAGTGTGGGGTCCGCAAAACCATCATTATGAGATGCTGTTTGACAATGTCAAAAATGGCAAATGGCGATGGATTGGTGGCAGCCAACAAGTATTATCAACGATACATGTGAAGAACCTTGCAGGTGCCATTGAATCCGCCTTGCAATCAAATATTGGTGGTGAAGCATTTTTTGTAACCGATGAGGATAATCGACCCATGAGAATCACCTTTCAATCTATATTAGAAGCCTATGACCTGGAACCCGGAGAAAAAGAGTTACCTAGAGGAATAGCCGTCTTTATGGCACACCTTTTCGGTGGATTGTGGAAACTACTGAAACTCAAATCAAGACCACCGGTAGCCCCATTGATGATCCGGCTGATGGCTACAGAATTTTCTGTATCAGATGAAAAAGCGCATAGATTATTAGGTTATAGGCCTGTGATCTCATTTGAAGAAGGGATTCGTGAACTTAAAAACAGTCAATCATGA
- a CDS encoding DUF2147 domain-containing protein, which produces MKGFIYLLICCLPSVIFGQVKADDILGQYWTENRTGKIEIYKDQSQYYGMIIWRKEVRKDTENPDEELKSRSVIGIVFLQNFSNTDKNEWSGGEVYSIDNGGTYSGKMWLANDGKTLKMRGYLGISLLGRTATLQRVE; this is translated from the coding sequence ATGAAAGGGTTCATCTATCTATTAATTTGCTGCTTACCTTCTGTAATATTTGGTCAGGTCAAGGCTGATGATATTCTGGGACAATATTGGACGGAGAATCGGACAGGAAAAATCGAAATTTACAAAGATCAGTCTCAATACTATGGTATGATCATCTGGCGCAAAGAAGTCAGGAAAGACACTGAAAACCCTGATGAGGAGTTAAAAAGTCGGTCGGTAATAGGGATTGTTTTCCTACAAAACTTTAGCAATACCGATAAAAACGAATGGTCTGGAGGAGAGGTCTATTCCATCGACAATGGAGGGACATATAGTGGAAAAATGTGGCTTGCAAATGACGGCAAAACCCTGAAAATGAGAGGTTATCTAGGTATTTCGCTGTTAGGTCGAACAGCGACTTTACAAAGAGTGGAGTGA